A genome region from Akkermansiaceae bacterium includes the following:
- a CDS encoding glycosyltransferase family 1 protein has product MPFGSAGDVFPFIWLGKLLKARGHRVTMVTTCIFSDAAEAAGIDFVGLGTMEEVEAIGKDRRIWKLGVGSKVVMDYAVKWSKRYLEEVGKLGKVDLLMAPLTAFGARMARQKHGIPLITVHLQPMVFVSAHETPVLHPWLGWFRALPVWVKRLLFSLPNPIDMMALPGLRKICAKHGIDPPKSLWREWWDSPDGVLALFPEWFGKPQPDWPENLLQWDFPMEDLGAEMPMQKELADFLAAGEKPVVFTPGSANVQAERFFETSVEAVKRLGIRAVFVTRMENRVPPGMEDQILQVDFVPFGKLLEHTSVFVHHGGVGTMAQGFRAGVPQLVMAMAHDQPDNAARLEKLGAGIGLTPRSFTTERVTSELRRLLDDESFADAAEVLKGKTEGRKNEGELAGWIEGRMRGVFGGREKPQPISASQSPRLST; this is encoded by the coding sequence ATGCCGTTCGGGAGTGCCGGGGATGTGTTCCCCTTCATCTGGTTGGGGAAGCTGCTCAAGGCGCGGGGTCACAGGGTGACCATGGTCACGACCTGCATCTTCTCCGATGCGGCGGAAGCGGCGGGGATCGATTTCGTGGGGCTCGGGACGATGGAAGAGGTGGAGGCGATCGGGAAGGATCGCAGGATCTGGAAGCTCGGTGTCGGCTCCAAGGTGGTGATGGATTACGCGGTGAAATGGTCGAAGCGGTATCTGGAGGAGGTCGGGAAATTGGGGAAAGTCGATCTGCTGATGGCTCCGCTGACAGCGTTCGGTGCGAGGATGGCCAGGCAGAAACACGGCATCCCGCTTATCACCGTGCACCTGCAGCCGATGGTTTTCGTCAGCGCTCATGAGACCCCGGTTCTGCATCCGTGGCTTGGCTGGTTCCGAGCCTTGCCGGTCTGGGTGAAACGGCTCCTGTTTTCCCTGCCCAATCCCATCGACATGATGGCTCTCCCCGGACTCCGGAAAATCTGCGCGAAACATGGGATCGATCCGCCCAAAAGCCTTTGGCGGGAGTGGTGGGATTCGCCCGACGGGGTGCTGGCGCTGTTCCCGGAGTGGTTCGGGAAGCCCCAGCCGGACTGGCCGGAAAATCTGCTCCAGTGGGATTTCCCGATGGAAGATCTGGGTGCGGAAATGCCGATGCAGAAGGAACTCGCTGACTTCCTGGCCGCAGGCGAAAAGCCGGTGGTGTTCACGCCCGGAAGCGCGAATGTCCAGGCGGAGAGGTTTTTCGAAACCTCGGTGGAGGCGGTGAAGCGGCTCGGGATCCGGGCGGTCTTCGTGACGCGGATGGAGAACCGTGTGCCGCCGGGAATGGAGGATCAAATCCTGCAGGTCGATTTCGTGCCCTTCGGAAAACTGCTGGAACACACATCGGTATTTGTCCACCACGGAGGGGTCGGGACGATGGCGCAGGGATTCCGTGCCGGGGTGCCGCAACTCGTCATGGCCATGGCGCACGACCAGCCGGACAATGCGGCGAGGCTGGAGAAACTGGGCGCCGGAATCGGCCTGACTCCGAGGAGTTTTACGACGGAGCGGGTGACCAGTGAACTGCGGAGATTGTTGGACGACGAATCGTTCGCGGATGCGGCGGAGGTGTTGAAGGGGAAAACGGAAGGGAGAAAGAACGAGGGGGAGTTGGCGGGGTGGATCGAGGGGAGGATGCGAGGGGTGTTTGGCGGAAGGGAAAAACCTCAGCCAATCTCAGCATCACAATCGCCTCGACTCTCCACGTGA
- a CDS encoding cryptochrome/photolyase family protein, whose product MDSATLIFPHQLFETNPAVSSGRSIYLAEDPLFFGNDSHYPVKFHKHKLVLHRASMQAYTDELRAAGHAVNNIPHTNTYQSALPSGLKELHVTDPHDFILEKRLRAFAGERGIALHIHPTPAFLSPPEFLEEHIGKKKKPFMASFYQAQRKRMGILIEKDGSPTGGQWSFDEDNRKKLPKNYEPPAAPETKFNHYTETACNHIDEFFPENPGFSHDFRYPVTRADAREWLKVFIDERFEDFGAYEDAISTAHPFINHSVLTPMLNIGLLTPQEIIGAALAKKGIPLNSLEGFVRQIIGWREFMHGIYRHRGTEIRNMNFFNHTRPIPQSFYNATTGIPPIDRIIRQLDDEAYCHHIERLMILGNFMLLCRFDPDAVYKWFMELFIDAYDWVMVPNVYGMSQFADGGTFTTKPYISGSNYVLKMSDEKKGDWTDTWDALFWTFVADHQDLFLKNPRSSMMARTWQKFSKEKQECYRETADGFLDTL is encoded by the coding sequence ATGGACAGCGCCACACTGATCTTCCCCCACCAGCTTTTCGAAACCAACCCTGCGGTCAGCAGCGGCCGCTCGATCTATCTCGCCGAGGATCCTTTGTTTTTCGGAAACGACAGCCACTACCCGGTCAAATTCCACAAGCACAAGCTCGTTCTCCACCGCGCCTCCATGCAGGCGTACACGGACGAACTCCGCGCGGCCGGCCACGCGGTCAACAACATCCCCCACACCAACACCTACCAATCGGCGCTGCCGTCCGGCCTCAAGGAACTCCACGTCACCGATCCCCACGATTTCATCCTGGAGAAGCGCCTCCGTGCCTTCGCCGGAGAGCGTGGAATTGCACTCCACATCCATCCCACCCCCGCCTTCCTTTCGCCCCCGGAATTCCTGGAAGAGCATATCGGGAAAAAGAAAAAGCCCTTCATGGCATCCTTCTACCAGGCGCAGCGGAAGCGCATGGGCATCCTCATCGAAAAGGACGGTTCCCCCACCGGCGGCCAATGGTCCTTCGACGAGGACAACCGCAAGAAGCTCCCCAAGAACTACGAGCCGCCCGCAGCGCCCGAGACCAAATTCAACCACTACACGGAAACCGCCTGCAACCATATCGACGAGTTTTTCCCGGAGAACCCCGGCTTCTCCCATGATTTCCGCTACCCCGTCACCCGCGCCGACGCGAGGGAATGGCTTAAAGTTTTCATCGATGAGCGGTTCGAGGACTTCGGCGCATACGAGGACGCCATTTCCACCGCCCATCCCTTCATCAACCATTCCGTCCTCACCCCGATGCTCAACATCGGCCTGCTCACGCCGCAGGAAATCATCGGTGCGGCGCTAGCGAAAAAGGGAATCCCGCTCAACTCGCTCGAAGGCTTCGTCCGCCAGATCATCGGCTGGCGGGAATTCATGCACGGGATCTACCGGCACCGTGGTACGGAGATCCGGAACATGAATTTCTTCAACCACACCCGCCCCATTCCGCAATCCTTCTACAACGCGACAACAGGCATTCCTCCCATCGACCGCATCATCCGCCAGCTCGATGACGAGGCCTACTGCCACCATATCGAGCGCCTCATGATCCTCGGGAATTTCATGCTGCTCTGCCGCTTCGACCCTGACGCGGTTTACAAATGGTTCATGGAGCTTTTCATCGACGCCTACGACTGGGTCATGGTTCCCAATGTCTACGGCATGTCGCAATTCGCCGACGGCGGCACCTTCACCACCAAGCCATACATCTCCGGATCCAACTACGTCCTGAAAATGTCCGATGAGAAGAAGGGCGACTGGACCGACACCTGGGACGCCCTCTTTTGGACATTCGTCGCCGACCACCAGGATCTTTTCCTCAAGAACCCTCGCTCCTCCATGATGGCCCGCACCTGGCAGAAATTTTCCAAGGAAAAACAGGAATGCTACCGCGAGACCGCGGATGGATTCCTTGATACGCTTTGA
- a CDS encoding prevent-host-death protein has product MKSVTIAEFKRHLPALLGEVAKGDTIILQKGRSRENVAILAPVDALPAKPRKLGILAGRGKPVFKDWELTEEEFLGSR; this is encoded by the coding sequence GTGAAATCCGTCACCATCGCCGAATTCAAACGCCACCTTCCCGCCCTGCTCGGCGAGGTTGCCAAGGGCGATACGATCATCCTCCAGAAAGGCAGGAGCCGCGAAAATGTGGCCATTCTCGCGCCGGTGGATGCCCTTCCGGCAAAGCCGCGCAAACTCGGGATCCTGGCCGGACGCGGCAAGCCGGTTTTCAAGGACTGGGAACTCACCGAAGAGGAATTCCTCGGATCGCGCTGA
- a CDS encoding DUF4145 domain-containing protein → MSDLGIDYFKRSQQLQSDFLRFANVPEEGLPAETHQVLASSLTRGTRGYIEKIANQINGCFEKGWFDGCAVMIRRLVETLIIECYESHGLQQNIKDQNGDYLFLRDLITSMLGETGWTIGRNCKQALPKLKDIGDRSAHSRRYTANKKDIEKIVDDLRVATQELLYLAKLK, encoded by the coding sequence ATGAGTGACCTCGGGATAGATTACTTCAAACGCTCTCAGCAGCTCCAAAGTGACTTCTTACGCTTCGCTAATGTGCCTGAAGAAGGGCTCCCTGCCGAGACGCATCAAGTGCTTGCAAGCAGTCTTACGCGCGGCACACGCGGCTACATTGAGAAGATTGCAAATCAGATCAATGGCTGCTTCGAGAAGGGTTGGTTTGACGGATGCGCGGTAATGATCAGAAGGCTAGTTGAGACTCTCATTATCGAGTGCTACGAGAGCCACGGTCTCCAGCAAAACATAAAAGACCAGAATGGAGATTACCTCTTTCTTAGAGATCTGATTACGTCGATGCTAGGAGAAACAGGATGGACAATCGGCCGTAATTGTAAGCAGGCTCTACCCAAACTAAAAGATATTGGCGATCGTTCGGCCCACAGTCGTCGTTACACGGCCAATAAGAAAGACATCGAGAAAATAGTCGATGATCTTCGTGTAGCCACTCAGGAGTTGCTCTACCTCGCAAAACTCAAATAA
- a CDS encoding SDR family oxidoreductase: protein MTIWITGCSSGLGRALVRRFVDGGHTVSGCARREGKISELRGEFPGNHFFSTCDVSSDDEVRDFCSEAFGRTGAPDLVINNAAMINPPAPLWEIGAKDFDRLMAINVCGTANVIRHVVPLMREEGKGMIVNMSSGWGRSTSPEVAPYCASKWAIEGLTQALAQELPEGLATVAMNPGIIDTEMLRSAFGEGASAYGNAEQWAETAAPFILSLTVADNGRAVTAP from the coding sequence ATGACGATTTGGATCACAGGATGTTCTTCAGGATTGGGGCGTGCATTAGTCAGGCGTTTCGTGGATGGCGGGCACACGGTTTCGGGATGTGCGAGGCGAGAGGGGAAAATCTCTGAACTTCGCGGGGAGTTTCCGGGCAACCATTTTTTTTCCACATGTGACGTGTCCTCTGACGATGAGGTTCGGGATTTTTGCTCGGAGGCTTTCGGACGGACGGGTGCTCCGGATCTTGTCATCAACAACGCTGCGATGATCAATCCGCCCGCCCCGCTCTGGGAGATCGGGGCGAAGGATTTCGACCGGCTGATGGCGATCAATGTCTGCGGCACGGCGAATGTGATCCGGCATGTGGTTCCCCTGATGCGCGAGGAGGGGAAAGGGATGATCGTGAACATGTCATCGGGCTGGGGTCGGTCTACCTCGCCGGAGGTAGCTCCCTATTGTGCGAGCAAATGGGCGATCGAGGGACTCACGCAGGCATTGGCGCAGGAACTTCCGGAAGGGCTTGCCACGGTGGCGATGAACCCGGGCATCATTGATACGGAAATGTTGCGGAGCGCGTTCGGTGAGGGCGCTTCGGCCTACGGAAACGCCGAGCAGTGGGCGGAGACCGCCGCGCCGTTCATCCTCTCGCTCACCGTGGCCGACAACGGCAGGGCTGTCACGGCTCCGTAG
- the tnpA gene encoding IS200/IS605 family transposase yields MPSTHSSLVFHIVFSTKNRERWFSPDFRQRLHAYLGGMIRNASGTPYAVGGTDDHIHLLVGLKPADSIPDLIRALKAESSKWIKAELGRTAFAWQEGYGVFSVSASALEKVREYVLGQEEHHRTRTFKEEYVAMLEKCGVEYDDRHLW; encoded by the coding sequence ATGCCATCGACGCACAGCTCCCTGGTTTTTCACATCGTGTTCTCCACCAAGAACAGGGAGAGATGGTTTTCACCGGATTTCCGCCAAAGGCTCCACGCTTACCTCGGAGGGATGATCCGCAACGCCAGCGGCACGCCGTACGCGGTTGGCGGGACGGACGACCATATCCATCTCCTTGTCGGATTGAAACCGGCCGATTCGATTCCTGATCTCATCCGTGCGCTAAAGGCCGAGTCGTCGAAATGGATCAAAGCGGAGCTGGGGCGGACGGCTTTCGCATGGCAGGAAGGATATGGGGTCTTTTCCGTGAGCGCTTCGGCATTGGAGAAGGTGCGCGAATACGTGCTGGGACAGGAGGAGCATCACCGGACGCGGACGTTCAAGGAGGAGTATGTGGCGATGTTGGAGAAATGCGGGGTTGAGTATGATGATAGACATCTGTGGTAA
- a CDS encoding type II toxin-antitoxin system VapC family toxin: protein MDYLLDTHTLLRALFEPTKLGKKTRKLIEDTLNSIHVSPISYWEISLKHGLGKLILPKTDPSEIPQACRDQGFTASPASADVLSTFHQLPVNADHRDPFKRLIIWQAIQNGHALVSRDRSMAFYIDHGLKLAK from the coding sequence ATGGACTACCTCCTCGACACCCACACCCTCCTCCGGGCGCTTTTCGAACCCACAAAGCTCGGGAAAAAGACCCGGAAACTGATCGAGGATACTCTGAACTCCATCCATGTCAGCCCGATTTCCTACTGGGAGATCAGCTTGAAGCATGGCCTCGGGAAATTGATCCTTCCAAAAACCGATCCCTCGGAGATCCCGCAAGCCTGCCGCGACCAGGGCTTCACCGCATCACCGGCCTCGGCGGATGTCCTCTCCACCTTTCACCAGTTGCCGGTCAACGCCGATCACCGCGACCCCTTCAAACGCCTCATCATCTGGCAGGCGATCCAAAACGGCCATGCCCTCGTCTCCCGGGATCGATCCATGGCTTTCTACATCGACCACGGACTCAAGCTCGCGAAGTAG
- a CDS encoding DUF2459 domain-containing protein, with amino-acid sequence MPARSKGFPMMPSLRHLPACAILGLLTSCNFVSLPPAAEPPAGLVRKNTVSTYTPERPPEVQVWLIADKLHTGMVFPYDWLLESGFVPPEHFPDCKFVTFSWGDRMAYVNKRWLTAPEIVSAIFLPSSSVMECIPIQWNVTEVSPNQHIWMKSIPASAGPYIASFLNHCTIPGEDGKPIAIGPASWGGGVLLESPHSYYFPRICNVWTGQALEACGADIFPLMSIHRDTLAFEAQRNGFVQIWDGSGNKNAAARR; translated from the coding sequence ATGCCTGCCCGTTCCAAGGGCTTTCCCATGATGCCCAGCCTCCGCCATCTGCCCGCCTGCGCTATCCTCGGCTTGCTCACATCCTGCAATTTCGTGAGCCTGCCGCCCGCCGCAGAGCCGCCGGCCGGGCTTGTCAGAAAGAACACGGTTTCCACCTACACCCCGGAGCGCCCGCCGGAAGTTCAGGTCTGGCTCATCGCTGACAAGCTTCACACCGGCATGGTTTTCCCCTACGATTGGCTGTTGGAATCCGGCTTCGTGCCGCCGGAACATTTCCCTGACTGCAAATTCGTGACTTTTTCATGGGGTGACCGCATGGCCTACGTGAACAAGCGATGGCTGACCGCGCCGGAGATCGTCAGTGCGATCTTCCTGCCATCCAGCTCGGTGATGGAGTGCATCCCCATCCAATGGAACGTCACCGAGGTCTCGCCCAACCAGCATATCTGGATGAAATCCATCCCCGCGAGCGCGGGCCCATACATCGCTTCCTTCCTGAACCATTGCACCATACCTGGCGAAGATGGGAAACCGATTGCCATTGGTCCGGCGAGCTGGGGTGGGGGGGTGTTGCTGGAGTCCCCGCACTCGTATTATTTCCCGCGCATCTGCAATGTCTGGACCGGGCAGGCGCTGGAGGCGTGCGGGGCGGATATCTTCCCCCTGATGTCCATTCACCGCGACACCCTGGCCTTTGAGGCCCAGCGCAATGGCTTCGTCCAGATCTGGGACGGCTCCGGGAACAAGAATGCCGCGGCCCGGCGCTGA
- a CDS encoding sulfatase-like hydrolase/transferase produces the protein MKPCVTFIFLAVLHLLPLASAAPAARPNIVLIYTDDQRYDAVGYAGNPVVRTPNLDKLAKSGVVFRNCFVNTSICAISRANILSGQYPSRHGIDDFHKEFSGTQLSDTVPALLRESGYQTAFFGKWGIGDSPEKTHRGAAAFDYWAGQPMQTCFFHQPDCRYVRYDGFSKTLDDLCDCPADSRGKVGYRNRIGAANLRDPLHMDSEIIPMQAARFLEGRDYAKPFCMMLFFKSPHSPVGDFDPAVKDMLKGKAIPKTAAGTLENAMKEPEIIRKSLGWPTGNRFLRIPPERDRFLRDYYRSVSSMDLGVGRIMEELGKRGLAENTVVLFTSDNGYFECEHGLSGKWLMYEPSLRVPGFMADPRRKGGKLSDRLVITTDFSATMLDLAGLPVPERVSGMSLSALAENAAADWRKDFYYEHPYAHNGAIPTTVGVRSETMSYTRYTSESPAYEQLFDLTEDPDQLSDLARDPAHSGILEEMRKRCRQLAAEVGAIGGP, from the coding sequence ATGAAACCATGTGTCACGTTCATTTTCCTGGCAGTCCTCCATTTGCTGCCGCTGGCAAGCGCGGCGCCGGCGGCACGGCCTAACATCGTTCTCATCTACACCGACGACCAACGGTACGATGCCGTGGGATATGCCGGCAATCCCGTCGTCCGCACGCCGAACCTGGACAAGCTTGCGAAATCCGGCGTGGTCTTCCGCAACTGCTTCGTCAACACCTCGATCTGTGCGATCAGCCGGGCCAACATCCTTTCCGGCCAGTATCCATCGCGGCATGGGATCGACGATTTCCACAAGGAATTCAGCGGCACGCAGCTATCCGATACCGTCCCCGCCCTTCTCCGGGAAAGCGGCTACCAGACGGCGTTTTTCGGGAAATGGGGGATAGGCGATTCGCCGGAGAAAACCCACCGTGGAGCGGCTGCCTTCGATTACTGGGCGGGCCAGCCGATGCAGACCTGCTTCTTCCACCAGCCGGACTGCAGGTATGTCCGTTACGATGGATTTTCCAAAACACTCGATGACCTCTGCGATTGCCCGGCGGACTCCCGCGGCAAGGTCGGATACAGGAACCGCATCGGCGCGGCGAACCTCCGGGATCCGCTGCACATGGATTCGGAAATCATACCCATGCAGGCGGCGCGTTTCCTGGAGGGAAGGGACTATGCAAAACCGTTCTGCATGATGCTCTTTTTCAAATCCCCGCACTCTCCCGTCGGCGATTTCGATCCTGCAGTGAAGGACATGCTCAAGGGCAAGGCCATCCCGAAGACCGCTGCGGGGACTTTGGAAAACGCGATGAAGGAACCGGAGATCATCAGGAAATCGCTCGGTTGGCCAACAGGGAACCGTTTCCTGAGGATTCCGCCGGAAAGGGACCGGTTCCTGCGCGATTACTACCGCAGCGTATCGAGCATGGATCTCGGCGTGGGCCGCATCATGGAGGAGCTGGGGAAGCGCGGGCTTGCGGAAAACACCGTGGTGCTGTTCACCTCGGACAACGGCTACTTCGAGTGCGAGCACGGGCTATCCGGGAAATGGCTGATGTATGAGCCGTCGCTGCGGGTACCGGGATTCATGGCGGATCCGCGCCGGAAAGGCGGCAAGCTCAGCGACCGACTGGTCATCACCACCGATTTTTCCGCAACCATGCTCGATCTGGCCGGGCTGCCGGTGCCGGAGCGTGTCAGCGGCATGAGCCTCTCCGCTCTCGCGGAGAACGCCGCCGCCGACTGGCGCAAGGATTTCTACTACGAGCATCCCTATGCCCACAATGGAGCCATCCCGACCACCGTCGGTGTCCGCTCGGAAACCATGAGCTATACCCGCTACACATCCGAAAGTCCGGCATACGAGCAGCTCTTCGATCTTACGGAAGACCCCGACCAGCTATCCGATCTCGCGCGGGATCCGGCACATTCGGGCATTCTCGAAGAGATGAGGAAACGCTGCCGTCAGCTTGCCGCCGAGGTGGGAGCCATCGGCGGGCCGTGA
- a CDS encoding ABC-F family ATP-binding cassette domain-containing protein, producing MISVQSLRVEFGPRVLFNNLSFSVQPRERIAFAGHNGAGKSTLMKCIAGIIPPSGGQISAPKGTKVGYLPQEGIHVKGRTLWKETESAFGEIMALKEKVDRLSDELVKLDPRSSPYGELLEEIGELELKLYANDPSLMKPKIESVLKGLGFMDKDFKRDCSEFSGGWQMRIAMAKLFLQQPEVLLLDEPTNHLDIETQLWVEQYLVNYPGAILLISHDRALLDTLCTRTIAFAHGRAEEYAGNFSYFERESVLRKEIQLKQYTAQQREIAESQRFIDRFRASANKATLVQSRIKLLAKVVRIPEPERDDAVMNFKFPPPPNSGHTVAKVENVSKAYGPLQIFNGFDFEINKGEKFAIVGPNGAGKSTFCRLVTAQEDPDAGEVVLGHNVKPSFFSQNHADELDPDLTILETVQAVASRDAAPQVRNILGCFLFTGDDVFKKIGVLSGGERSRVALTCMLLKPANFLILDEPTNHLDMQSQGVLQRALLNYPGSVMIVSHNRDFLDPLVTKTLEFRPGEEPRLFHGNIAYYLDKKAEEKSAGTTPTRKPPATTADAEVRKDAPKRESTPGVNRKEQRRMEAMAREAKTKILAPLEKELESLEAKIAEQEAAQATLTAALSSPQIAEDSDKLRQTTNAVEKITKTLDLAYTRWSSLTEEIEKVKEKHGL from the coding sequence ATGATTTCCGTCCAATCACTTCGCGTCGAGTTCGGGCCGCGCGTCCTCTTCAACAACCTCTCCTTCTCCGTCCAGCCGCGCGAGCGCATCGCCTTCGCCGGGCACAACGGGGCCGGGAAATCCACGTTGATGAAATGCATCGCCGGGATCATCCCGCCATCCGGCGGCCAGATATCCGCACCGAAAGGCACCAAGGTCGGATACCTCCCGCAGGAAGGCATCCACGTGAAAGGCCGCACCCTCTGGAAGGAAACCGAATCCGCTTTCGGCGAAATCATGGCGCTCAAGGAAAAGGTCGACCGCCTTTCCGACGAGCTCGTCAAACTCGATCCCCGATCCTCACCCTACGGGGAGCTGCTTGAGGAGATCGGCGAGCTTGAGCTCAAGCTCTACGCAAACGACCCATCGCTGATGAAGCCTAAGATCGAGTCCGTCCTGAAAGGGCTCGGCTTCATGGATAAGGATTTCAAACGCGATTGCTCCGAGTTCTCAGGCGGTTGGCAGATGCGCATCGCCATGGCCAAGCTTTTCCTCCAGCAGCCGGAAGTCCTCCTGCTCGATGAGCCGACCAACCACCTCGACATCGAAACCCAGCTCTGGGTCGAGCAATACCTCGTCAACTACCCCGGCGCGATCCTGCTCATCTCCCACGACCGCGCCTTGCTCGACACCCTCTGCACCCGCACCATCGCCTTCGCCCACGGCCGCGCCGAGGAATACGCCGGGAACTTCTCCTACTTCGAGCGCGAGTCCGTCCTGCGGAAGGAAATCCAGCTCAAGCAATACACCGCCCAGCAGCGCGAGATCGCCGAGTCCCAACGCTTCATCGACCGCTTCCGCGCCTCCGCCAACAAGGCCACGCTCGTCCAGTCCCGCATCAAGCTCCTCGCCAAGGTCGTCCGCATCCCCGAACCGGAGCGCGACGACGCGGTCATGAATTTCAAATTCCCGCCGCCACCGAACTCCGGCCACACGGTCGCGAAGGTCGAGAACGTCTCGAAAGCCTACGGCCCGCTCCAGATTTTCAACGGATTCGATTTCGAGATCAACAAGGGCGAGAAGTTCGCCATCGTCGGCCCGAACGGCGCGGGGAAATCCACCTTCTGCCGCCTCGTCACCGCCCAGGAAGATCCGGATGCCGGTGAGGTCGTTCTCGGACACAACGTGAAACCCTCGTTCTTCTCCCAGAACCACGCCGACGAGCTCGATCCCGACCTCACCATCCTAGAAACGGTCCAGGCAGTCGCCTCCCGCGATGCCGCCCCGCAGGTGCGCAACATCCTCGGCTGCTTCCTTTTCACAGGCGATGACGTTTTCAAGAAAATCGGTGTCCTCTCCGGCGGCGAGCGCTCACGTGTGGCGCTCACCTGCATGTTGCTCAAGCCCGCGAACTTTCTCATCCTCGACGAGCCGACGAACCACCTCGACATGCAGTCGCAAGGCGTCCTCCAACGTGCGCTGCTCAACTACCCGGGCTCGGTGATGATCGTTTCCCACAACCGGGATTTCCTCGATCCCCTCGTCACGAAAACCCTGGAATTCCGCCCAGGCGAGGAACCGCGACTATTCCACGGGAACATCGCCTACTACCTCGACAAGAAAGCCGAGGAGAAATCCGCCGGAACCACCCCGACCCGCAAGCCCCCCGCCACCACCGCCGACGCGGAGGTGCGGAAGGACGCCCCGAAAAGGGAATCCACCCCCGGCGTCAACCGCAAGGAGCAGCGCCGCATGGAAGCCATGGCCCGCGAGGCGAAGACAAAAATCCTCGCACCCCTCGAAAAGGAACTCGAAAGCCTCGAAGCGAAGATCGCCGAGCAAGAAGCCGCCCAAGCCACCCTCACCGCCGCCCTCTCCAGCCCACAGATCGCCGAGGATTCGGATAAGCTCCGCCAGACCACCAACGCGGTCGAGAAGATCACCAAGACCCTCGACCTCGCCTACACCCGCTGGTCCTCCCTCACCGAGGAGATCGAGAAGGTGAAGGAGAAGCACGGGCTGTGA